Genomic segment of Deinococcota bacterium:
ACGATTTTCAGTCGTATGCTCTACCAACTGAGCTACTTGGCCTCGCAGCCGGGTGGGCGGTGAAGACCACTCCCCTCGACGCGAACCGTAGTTTAACCCAAGAGGCCGAGTTTGACAAGCCACCAGGAAACCTCGGCGCTCGCTTGTTAGCACAAAAATTCGCCGCATAAGCGGCGGAATGTGGCGGAGACGACGGGATTTGAACCCGCGACCTTCCGCGTGACAGGCGGATATGCTAAGCCTTCACTACGGCTCCAAATCGCACGCCCAAGGCTGGCCTCGAGAACGCGGAGCATGATGCCGACGACTGCTATATTCGCTGTCAATACCACGCTGATAGCGGGTCGGTGCCGTCGGGCGGAGGCGACTTCCTGCACGGCTCGAGACCGCACCCCCAGCTGCACACTCAGTGGGCTAGCCGCTGACCAGCTTGCGGGCCGCTCGCGGCTCCTTGGTGCGGACACCCAGGCTCTCGAGCGCCCTCAAGATACCCGCGGGACTCAGGTCGAAGCTCGCGTGTTGCGCTTTGGGTTCGCCGTGCGGCACCACTACGTCGGGCAGGCCGAGCCGCCTGAGCGGCAGCTTGAGGCCGTGGTCGCTGAGCGCCTCGGCCACTGCCGCACCGAAGCCGCCCTGAAGCGCGTGGTCCTCGACGGTCACAAAGGCTTTGGCGTGGCCGGCAAGTTCCTTCAGCATGGCCAGGTCGAGGGGCTTGATAAAGCGAGCATTGATCACACCGACGTGCGGGAGGTCCCTGGCAGCCTCGAGCGCATAGCTCAGCATCGGCCCGATCGCCAGGATATAGGCATCTTCACCCTCCTTGAGCCTTTCCCATGTACCCCAAGAGATCTCGGGCCAGCTCGACACGGGCGTGTCGGGCGGGGCGCCCACACCGCCGCGCGGCCAGCGGATCGCCTTGGGGCCACCCAGCTCCAGGGCCGCCTTGAGCATGGCGCGCATCTCAGCGGCGTCCTGGGGCATGGCGACGCTCATGTTGGGCAGCGCCCGCATAAAGGAGATGTCGTAGACGCCCTGGTGGGTGGCGCCGTCGCCGCCGACCAGGCCGGCGCGGTCCACCGCGAAGACGACGTCCAGGTTCTCCAAGCAGACGTCGTGAACCACCTGGTCGAAGGCCCGCTGCAAGAAGGTGCTGTAGATGGCCACGACGGGCTTCTCGCCGCGCAGGGCCAAGCCGGCGGCCGTGGTCACCGCCACGTCCTCGGCGATGCCCACGTCGAGGTAGCGGCCCGGGTGCTTCTGGCTGTACTCGACCAGGCCGCTGCCCTCGCGCATCGCCGGGGTGATGACCCAGACCCGGTCGTCGCCCTCGGCCAAGCGGATGGCGGCGTCGCCAAAGGCGTTCGACCAGGTGTAGCCCTTTTGCGCCTTTATCGGGTTGACCGAGTCGAACTTCGACGGGCTGTGCCAGTAGATGGGGTCGCTCTCGGCCAGCTTGTAGCCCTTGCCCTTGGCGGTGACGATGTGGAGCATGGTGGGGCCGTCCAGGGCGCGGATATGGTCCAGGTAGTAGATGAGCGCGTCCAAGTCGTGGCCGTCGACCGGGCCGACGTAGCGCAGACCCATGGCGTGGAAAGGATTTTCACTGGCCGGGTCGAAAAAGCGCCGGGCGGACTTTTTAG
This window contains:
- the dxs gene encoding 1-deoxy-D-xylulose-5-phosphate synthase, with protein sequence MSVLARVNESADLKGLSREELHELAEELRSEIVRVCSLGGRHMASSLGTAELTVALHHLYDSATDRLVWDVGHQAYGHKILTGRKHLMDSIRQPGGLAGFPCTSESPHDALTVGHASTSLAAAFGMALSRDARGAPYEVVAVIGDGALTGGLALAALNQIGHVRPRMTIILNDNEMSISENVGALNRYMRTLQVQPWFQNAEESGKRTLSRVWKPLGDLASRAKKSARRFFDPASENPFHAMGLRYVGPVDGHDLDALIYYLDHIRALDGPTMLHIVTAKGKGYKLAESDPIYWHSPSKFDSVNPIKAQKGYTWSNAFGDAAIRLAEGDDRVWVITPAMREGSGLVEYSQKHPGRYLDVGIAEDVAVTTAAGLALRGEKPVVAIYSTFLQRAFDQVVHDVCLENLDVVFAVDRAGLVGGDGATHQGVYDISFMRALPNMSVAMPQDAAEMRAMLKAALELGGPKAIRWPRGGVGAPPDTPVSSWPEISWGTWERLKEGEDAYILAIGPMLSYALEAARDLPHVGVINARFIKPLDLAMLKELAGHAKAFVTVEDHALQGGFGAAVAEALSDHGLKLPLRRLGLPDVVVPHGEPKAQHASFDLSPAGILRALESLGVRTKEPRAARKLVSG